Proteins encoded by one window of Apus apus isolate bApuApu2 chromosome 17, bApuApu2.pri.cur, whole genome shotgun sequence:
- the SMURF2 gene encoding E3 ubiquitin-protein ligase SMURF2 isoform X2, which produces MSNQGARRNGPVKLRLTVLCAKNLVKKDFFRLPDPFAKVVVDGSGQCHSTDTVKNTLDPKWNQHYDLYIGKSDSITISVWNHKKIHKKQGAGFLGCVRLLSNAINRLKDTGYQRLDLCKLGPNDNDTVRGQIVVSLQSRDRIGTGGQVVDCSRLFDNDLPDGWEERRTASGRIQYLNHITRTTQWERPTRPASEYSSPGRPLSCFVDENTPITGTNGATCGQSADPRLAERRVRSQRHRNYMSRTHLHTPPDLPEGYEQRTTQQGQVYFLHTQTGVSTWHDPRVPRDLSNINCEELGPLPPGWEIRNTATGRVYFVDHNNRTTQFTDPRLSANLHLVLNRQNQLKDQQHQQQQQVVSLCQLPDEAECLTVPRYKRDLVQKLKILRQELSQQQPQAGHCRIEVSREEIFEESYRQVMKMRPKDLWKRLMIKFRGEEGLDYGGVAREWLYLLSHEMLNPYYGLFQYSRDDIYTLQINPDSAVNPEHLSYFHFVGRIMGMAVFHGHYIDGGFTLPFYKQLLGKPITLDDMELVDPDLHNSLVWILENDITGVLDHTFCVEHNAYGEIIQHELKPNGKSIPVTEENKKEYVRLYVNWRFLRGIEAQFLALQKGFNEVIPQHLLKTFDEKELELIICGLGKIDVNDWKANTRLKHCTPDSNIVKWFWKAVEFFDEERRARLLQFVTGSSRVPLQGFKALQGAAGPRLFTIHQIDASTNNLPKAHTCFNRIDIPPYESYEKLYEKLLTAIEETCGFAVE; this is translated from the exons tACTGTGTGCAAAGAACTTGgtgaaaaaggattttttcc GACTTCCTGATCCATTTGCTAAGGTTGTGGTGGACGGATCTGGCCAATGCCATTCTACAGATACTGTGAAGAATACACTTGATCCCAAATGGAATCAGCATTATGACCT ataTATTGGGAAGTCTGATTCAATAACAATCAGTGTGTGGAATCACAAGAAAATCCATAAAAAGCAGGGAGCTGGTTTTCTGGGTTGTGTGAGACTCCTTTCAAACGCCATCAACCGCCTTAAAGACACTGGTT ATCAGAGGTTGGATCTGTGCAAGCTTGGGCCAAATGACAATGATACTGTTAGAGGACAGATAGTAG TAAGTCTTCAGTCGAGAGACCGAATAGGCACAGGAGGACAAGTTGTGGATTGCAGTCGGTTATTTGATAATGATTTACCAGATGG GTGGGAGGAGCGGAGAACTGCTTCTGGAAGGATCCAGTATTTAAATCACATCACACGAACAACTCAGTGGGAGCGACCAACACG GCCAGCATCTGAATACTCCAGCCCAGGCAGACCCCTGAGCTGTTTTGTGGATGAGAACACTCCAATCACAGGGACAAACGGTGCAACCTGCGGGCAGTCGGCGGATCCCCGGCTGGCCGAGAGGAGAGTCAGGTCACAAAGGCACAGAAATTACATGAGCAGGACACACTTGCACACTCCTCCTGACTTACCTGAAGGATATG agcAAAGAACAACTCAGCAAGGTCAGGTCTATTTTCTGCATACTCAGACTGGTGTCAGCACGTGGCATGATCCAAGAGTACCTAG GGATCTTAGCAACATCAATTGTGAAGAGCTTGGTCCACTGCCTCCTGGATGGGAGATCCGAAATACAGCAACAGGCAGAGTTTATTTTGTTGACCATAACAACAGGACAACGCAGTTTACAGATCCGCGGCTCTCTGCTAACCTGCATCTAGTCTTAAA CCGCCAGAACCAGCTGAaggaccagcagcaccagcagcagcagcaggtggtgTCCCTGTGTCAGCTTCCCGACGAGGCAGAGTGTCTGACTGTGCCCAGGTACAAGCGAGACCTGGTGCAGAAGCTGAAGATCCTGAGGCAGGAGCTGTCACAGCAGCAACCCCAGGCTGGCCATTGTCGTATTGAGGTCTCCAGGGAAGAAATTTTTGAG GAATCCTACAGGCAAGTCATGAAGATGAGGCCAAAAGACCTGTGGAAACGATTAATGATAAAATTTCGTGGGGAGGAAGGCCTTGATTATGGAGGTGTTGCCAG ggAGTGGCTCTACCTGTTGTCACACGAGATGTTGAACCCATACTATGGTCTCTTCCAGTATTCCCGAGATGACATCTACACACTGCAGATCAACCCAGACTCTGCAGTCAACCCG GAACACTTATCCTATTTCCATTTTGTGGGACGGATCATGGGGATGGCTGTGTTTCATGGACACTACATTGATGGGGGCTTCACGTTGCCTTTCTATAAGCAGTTGCTAGGGAAGCCAATTACTTTGGATGATATGGAATTGGTTGACCCTGATCTTCATAACAGCTTGGTCTGGATACT TGAGAACGATATCACGGGCGTCTTGGACCACACGTTTTGTGTGGAGCACAATGCATATGGGGAGATCATTCAGCACGAGCTGAAACCCAATGGCAAGAGCATCccagtgacagaagaaaacaaaaaggagtaTGTCAG ACTTTATGTAAACTGGCGATTTTTACGAGGAATTGAAGCTCAGTTTCTGGCTCTACAGAAGGGATTTAATGAAGTAATCCCACAACATCTGCTGAAGACATTTGATGAGAAGGAGTTAGAG cTCATCATTTGTGGACTGGGAAAAATTGATGTGAATGACTGGAAGGCAAATACTAGGTTAAAACACTGTACCCCAGACAGCAACATTGTGAAATGGTTCTGGAAAGCTGTGGAGTTTTTTGATGAAGAGAGGAGGGCTCGACTTCTCCAGTTTGTGACTGGCTCATCCAGAGTGCCTCTGCAGGGCTTCAAGGCATTACAAG GTGCTGCAGGCCCACGACTATTTACAATACACCAGATCGATGCCAGCACTAACAACCTGCCGAAAGCTCATACCTG CTTTAACCGAATAGACATTCCTCCCTACGAAAGCTATGAGAAGCTGTACGAGAAGCTGCTAACTGCCATTGAAGAGACGTGTGGGTTTGCTGTGGAATGA
- the SMURF2 gene encoding E3 ubiquitin-protein ligase SMURF2 isoform X1 → MSNQGARRNGPVKLRLTVLCAKNLVKKDFFRLPDPFAKVVVDGSGQCHSTDTVKNTLDPKWNQHYDLNKENWKIQDRYIGKSDSITISVWNHKKIHKKQGAGFLGCVRLLSNAINRLKDTGYQRLDLCKLGPNDNDTVRGQIVVSLQSRDRIGTGGQVVDCSRLFDNDLPDGWEERRTASGRIQYLNHITRTTQWERPTRPASEYSSPGRPLSCFVDENTPITGTNGATCGQSADPRLAERRVRSQRHRNYMSRTHLHTPPDLPEGYEQRTTQQGQVYFLHTQTGVSTWHDPRVPRDLSNINCEELGPLPPGWEIRNTATGRVYFVDHNNRTTQFTDPRLSANLHLVLNRQNQLKDQQHQQQQQVVSLCQLPDEAECLTVPRYKRDLVQKLKILRQELSQQQPQAGHCRIEVSREEIFEESYRQVMKMRPKDLWKRLMIKFRGEEGLDYGGVAREWLYLLSHEMLNPYYGLFQYSRDDIYTLQINPDSAVNPEHLSYFHFVGRIMGMAVFHGHYIDGGFTLPFYKQLLGKPITLDDMELVDPDLHNSLVWILENDITGVLDHTFCVEHNAYGEIIQHELKPNGKSIPVTEENKKEYVRLYVNWRFLRGIEAQFLALQKGFNEVIPQHLLKTFDEKELELIICGLGKIDVNDWKANTRLKHCTPDSNIVKWFWKAVEFFDEERRARLLQFVTGSSRVPLQGFKALQGAAGPRLFTIHQIDASTNNLPKAHTCFNRIDIPPYESYEKLYEKLLTAIEETCGFAVE, encoded by the exons tACTGTGTGCAAAGAACTTGgtgaaaaaggattttttcc GACTTCCTGATCCATTTGCTAAGGTTGTGGTGGACGGATCTGGCCAATGCCATTCTACAGATACTGTGAAGAATACACTTGATCCCAAATGGAATCAGCATTATGACCT caacaaggaaaactggaaaattcaAGACAG ataTATTGGGAAGTCTGATTCAATAACAATCAGTGTGTGGAATCACAAGAAAATCCATAAAAAGCAGGGAGCTGGTTTTCTGGGTTGTGTGAGACTCCTTTCAAACGCCATCAACCGCCTTAAAGACACTGGTT ATCAGAGGTTGGATCTGTGCAAGCTTGGGCCAAATGACAATGATACTGTTAGAGGACAGATAGTAG TAAGTCTTCAGTCGAGAGACCGAATAGGCACAGGAGGACAAGTTGTGGATTGCAGTCGGTTATTTGATAATGATTTACCAGATGG GTGGGAGGAGCGGAGAACTGCTTCTGGAAGGATCCAGTATTTAAATCACATCACACGAACAACTCAGTGGGAGCGACCAACACG GCCAGCATCTGAATACTCCAGCCCAGGCAGACCCCTGAGCTGTTTTGTGGATGAGAACACTCCAATCACAGGGACAAACGGTGCAACCTGCGGGCAGTCGGCGGATCCCCGGCTGGCCGAGAGGAGAGTCAGGTCACAAAGGCACAGAAATTACATGAGCAGGACACACTTGCACACTCCTCCTGACTTACCTGAAGGATATG agcAAAGAACAACTCAGCAAGGTCAGGTCTATTTTCTGCATACTCAGACTGGTGTCAGCACGTGGCATGATCCAAGAGTACCTAG GGATCTTAGCAACATCAATTGTGAAGAGCTTGGTCCACTGCCTCCTGGATGGGAGATCCGAAATACAGCAACAGGCAGAGTTTATTTTGTTGACCATAACAACAGGACAACGCAGTTTACAGATCCGCGGCTCTCTGCTAACCTGCATCTAGTCTTAAA CCGCCAGAACCAGCTGAaggaccagcagcaccagcagcagcagcaggtggtgTCCCTGTGTCAGCTTCCCGACGAGGCAGAGTGTCTGACTGTGCCCAGGTACAAGCGAGACCTGGTGCAGAAGCTGAAGATCCTGAGGCAGGAGCTGTCACAGCAGCAACCCCAGGCTGGCCATTGTCGTATTGAGGTCTCCAGGGAAGAAATTTTTGAG GAATCCTACAGGCAAGTCATGAAGATGAGGCCAAAAGACCTGTGGAAACGATTAATGATAAAATTTCGTGGGGAGGAAGGCCTTGATTATGGAGGTGTTGCCAG ggAGTGGCTCTACCTGTTGTCACACGAGATGTTGAACCCATACTATGGTCTCTTCCAGTATTCCCGAGATGACATCTACACACTGCAGATCAACCCAGACTCTGCAGTCAACCCG GAACACTTATCCTATTTCCATTTTGTGGGACGGATCATGGGGATGGCTGTGTTTCATGGACACTACATTGATGGGGGCTTCACGTTGCCTTTCTATAAGCAGTTGCTAGGGAAGCCAATTACTTTGGATGATATGGAATTGGTTGACCCTGATCTTCATAACAGCTTGGTCTGGATACT TGAGAACGATATCACGGGCGTCTTGGACCACACGTTTTGTGTGGAGCACAATGCATATGGGGAGATCATTCAGCACGAGCTGAAACCCAATGGCAAGAGCATCccagtgacagaagaaaacaaaaaggagtaTGTCAG ACTTTATGTAAACTGGCGATTTTTACGAGGAATTGAAGCTCAGTTTCTGGCTCTACAGAAGGGATTTAATGAAGTAATCCCACAACATCTGCTGAAGACATTTGATGAGAAGGAGTTAGAG cTCATCATTTGTGGACTGGGAAAAATTGATGTGAATGACTGGAAGGCAAATACTAGGTTAAAACACTGTACCCCAGACAGCAACATTGTGAAATGGTTCTGGAAAGCTGTGGAGTTTTTTGATGAAGAGAGGAGGGCTCGACTTCTCCAGTTTGTGACTGGCTCATCCAGAGTGCCTCTGCAGGGCTTCAAGGCATTACAAG GTGCTGCAGGCCCACGACTATTTACAATACACCAGATCGATGCCAGCACTAACAACCTGCCGAAAGCTCATACCTG CTTTAACCGAATAGACATTCCTCCCTACGAAAGCTATGAGAAGCTGTACGAGAAGCTGCTAACTGCCATTGAAGAGACGTGTGGGTTTGCTGTGGAATGA